The sequence below is a genomic window from Candidatus Latescibacterota bacterium.
GGGGAGCAGACGATCACTGAGCTGTCTCAGAAATTTGATGTTCACCCCAACCAGATAACACAATGGAAGAGCCAGTTGCTGGAGCAGGCTTCAACGGTTTTTGAACAAGGGGGAACATCCAAAGAACCCTCGGTTGACGTTAAGACCCTGCACGCCAAAATTGGCAAGTTGACCCTGGAAAACGATTTTTTAGAAAGCGCGCTCACCAAAGCGGGATTGCTGAGCGCAAAGCGATGATTGACCGTAATCACCCGTTACCGATCAGCCAACAGGCCAAAGTTGTCGGGATCAGTCGCGGCAGTGTCTACTATCTGCCCCAACCCGTTTCCGAGCATGACCAGGAGTTGATGCGGCGGATTGATCGCCTGCATCTCGAGTTTCCCTTTGCCGGCTCCCGTATGCTTCGGGATCTCTTGAGGCAAGAAGGGTATCGTGTTGGTCGTAAGCACGTGGCGACTTTGATGAAACGTATGGGTATCGAGGCCTTATACCGTAAACCTCGTACCACAAAGCCCGCAGCGGGCCACCAGGTTTATCCCTATCTGCTGAGGAATCTGCCTATCAATCGTCCCAACCAGGTCTGGGCCATGGATATCACTTACATCCCCATGGCCAGAGGTTTTGTCTACCTGGTTGCCGTTGTTGATTGGTACACACGCCGAACCTTGTCGTGGAAAGTATCGATCTCAATGGATGTTCAGTTCTGCCTGGAAGCTGTTGAAGAAGCCCTCTTGCACTATGGTGTCCCGGAGATCATGAATACGGATCAGGGCAGTCAATTTACCTCGCAGGCATTCATTGGCCTGTTGAAAGACCATGCTATTCAGATCAGCATGGATGGCAAAGGCTCCTGGCGGGACAATGTTTTTGTTGAGCGTTTATGGCGATCCGTCAAGTACGAAGATATATATCTCAGAGCCTATGAATCGGTTTCAGCCGTGAGGTCCGGACTTGACCGGTACTTCCATTTTTATAACAGCCGACGCCCGCATTCCAGTCTTGACGGTAAGACGCCGGACCAGGTTTACTTTAAGACAAAGGTGGCTTAACCAAAGAGGTGCTTCATCCACTTATAAATTGGAATTGGGTGTTCAAGGACAGGGAGC
It includes:
- a CDS encoding IS3 family transposase (programmed frameshift); translation: MSRRPRRNHSPAFKSKVALAAIKGEQTITELSQKFDVHPNQITQWKSQLLEQASTVFEQGGTSKEPSVDVKTLHAKIGKLTLENDFLGKRAHQSGIAERKAMIDRNHPLPISQQAKVVGISRGSVYYLPQPVSEHDQELMRRIDRLHLEFPFAGSRMLRDLLRQEGYRVGRKHVATLMKRMGIEALYRKPRTTKPAAGHQVYPYLLRNLPINRPNQVWAMDITYIPMARGFVYLVAVVDWYTRRTLSWKVSISMDVQFCLEAVEEALLHYGVPEIMNTDQGSQFTSQAFIGLLKDHAIQISMDGKGSWRDNVFVERLWRSVKYEDIYLRAYESVSAVRSGLDRYFHFYNSRRPHSSLDGKTPDQVYFKTKVA